The Streptomyces lienomycini sequence GGCACCACGGCCGGTGCGCCACCTCCCACGAGGACGACGTGCTCGTAGTCGTCGTCCGTGACCGAGACAAAAACTTTCGCGCGTACCTCTGTCACGATGATGAGGTGACACGGTGACCAACCACGATGAGACAGCGGTCGTCCGGCCTTTGACACTGGATTGGGTGAGCCGGCATCTGGAGGTCGGCGAACGCGTCGTCGGAGCCGAGGTGCTGCACGGCGGTATCACGGCCGAGATGCGGAGGCTGACCGTCGGCACGCCGGATGGAGGCACCCGTGACCTGGTGCTGCGGAGCTTGGTCGACCCGTTCTACGTGGAGCACGCCGGAGACTGGCTGAACAGGGAGGCCGGCGCCCTGACCCTGCTCACGAAGACCCGCGTACCGGCCCCTGAGCTGGTCGCGGCAGACCCGGTCGCCGCACATTGCGAGTATCCGTCGCTCCTGATGACACATCTGGCAGGCCGGACGGTCCTCGACGACGAGGGGCTGGAGACTCGCGTCCCCCAGCTGGCCCGCCAGCTCGTGGCCATCCACGCGGTACAGCCTGCCGAGCAGCCCCCGAAGTACGTGACGCTGACGAACCCCGACACCGTCGTGATTCCGAAGGGCGCCGACACGGCGGCGTGGGCCGCGGCAATCGACGTGATCCGTAAGCCCGCGCCACCACGCTGTGAAGGGCGATTCCTGCACCGGGACTTCCAGCCGGGCAACGTGCTGTTCGACGTGCCGCCCTCGGGGCCGGCAGGGACCCGGATCACCGGCGTCGTCGACTGGGCGGCCCCCTCCTGGGGCCCGGCCGATCTCGATGTGGCGCACTGCTCCGCCGTACTCGCGCAGCTGCACGGCCCTGCGTGGGGTCTGCGGTTCCCCGAGGCGTACGAGGAAGCCGGCGGAGTGCTGGCCGCGGCCACGAGCGAGCGACTCTACTGGCTCGTACGGGACGGACTGGCGTCCTCGGAAGAAGTGCATGCGGTGTCGAGGCCATGGCGAGCGGTAGGGCGGACAGACCTCACACCGCAAGCCGTGGAGGCGCGACTGGACGCCTATGTCACCGCCCTGATGGACACGCTGGGCTGAGCCAGAGCAGTCCGGGGCGCAGCCTCGGCCCCGGCACCATCGTTCGCCCGTCAACCGAGTGGGAACGTCGCGGCGCGGAGCGCGCCATGTCGGAGGGGCGGCCTCCGCCCCGGCTCGGGGGGTGCGGGACGGAGGCCTGAGGCCGAGTCTGGCATCAACGGGAGGGGACCGCCGCCTGTGCGGTGCGTACGCCCGGCCTCCCCGTGAATCCGGTGCCGCGGGTGTACGGAGCGTACCCGGTCCGGCCGCGCTTCAGCGGGGCCGGCGTGCCAGAGCCTGGCGAGGCGGGAGTCGACTACACCGTGAGTCCGGTCGCCTTGGCCAGGAAGTCGGCGTTCGCAGCCACGTCATGGCCGAGGACGACCGAGTGGTGCGGCAGCTTCGCCAGTCGCTGGGCGACCGCCTCGCGGGCAGCTGAGGTGCCGCCGCCGTCGACCCCGAGAAGCGCGAACACGTCCGGATAGCGGTCCTCTGTCGCGCCACTCATGAAGTCCGCCCTACCCAGCACGCGGCCGGTCTCCTCGACGGCCGGGACCGCGCCGGCCTCGATCCGCGGGAACACCAGTGCCGCCGCCTCGCCGCCGGTCGCCAGGGGAACGCCGAACCAACTGGTGAACTGGTCCGGGAACACTTGCGTCTTCATCTCCTTGCCGCGCTCCCACAGCGGCGTGGGGTCTCCGGCCAACAGAGCCTGCGTAACGCTCTCGTCCTGCGTCGGATGCAACGCCTCGCCTGCCTCCAGGCGCTCCCGTACGGTTTCGAACCAGCCCAGCGCCTCCAGCAGTCCGAGGCCGACGGCCGCCGCCGAGGGCGGTAGGCGAGCGCGCTCTCCGGCGCCACGGCACGGATCACTCCGTCGGACACGCCCCCCGCGAGGAGTAGTTGCTCCCGGGCGTACATAGTGCTCGTGTGCGGGGACTGCGTCACCGCCAGGGCATGGTCGTCGTAAGCGTGGTCGTCCAGCTCCCGGTGACCCGGGCCCCGGCGCAGATGTCCGCCGGATGAACGGCGGCGGCATTCCACCAGGTTCCGAAGTAGCGGGCGGACCAGTGGGTGACGGTTTGCTCGGCGCAGACGACGGTCACGGCCGCACCGGCGCTCTCCAGTCGTACGGCGTACGTGTTCATGGTCGGTACCTTCCGGACGGAGACGGCTGCAACGGAAGACCACGCACGGCCCGGTAAGCGGCGCGCAGCTGGGAACGGGACGCCTCCGGCTGCCGGTCCTCGACGGCGTTCAGCGGAGGCAGGAGGCAGAAGGCAGGAGGCAGGAACGGTACGGGGTGGCCGCCGGTGAAACGCACGGGTACGCCGCACCAGTCACCCGCGTGCGCGGCGCACAGCTCGGTGACGCCGCCCTCCGCTCCGAGAGCCAGGCGCAGCGGGGACACCACCGCGCCGGCGGGTCCGCACCGGGTCCGGCTGATGCCGGCGCTGATCCGGCCG is a genomic window containing:
- a CDS encoding phosphotransferase family protein; translated protein: MTNHDETAVVRPLTLDWVSRHLEVGERVVGAEVLHGGITAEMRRLTVGTPDGGTRDLVLRSLVDPFYVEHAGDWLNREAGALTLLTKTRVPAPELVAADPVAAHCEYPSLLMTHLAGRTVLDDEGLETRVPQLARQLVAIHAVQPAEQPPKYVTLTNPDTVVIPKGADTAAWAAAIDVIRKPAPPRCEGRFLHRDFQPGNVLFDVPPSGPAGTRITGVVDWAAPSWGPADLDVAHCSAVLAQLHGPAWGLRFPEAYEEAGGVLAAATSERLYWLVRDGLASSEEVHAVSRPWRAVGRTDLTPQAVEARLDAYVTALMDTLG